One Actinomadura viridis genomic region harbors:
- a CDS encoding glycoside hydrolase family 3 protein, with the protein MPNDRRRSRPHGRFRRPLIPALAAAALVAGLVGTAAPAAAARADHPFRDPRLPVEARVADLLGRLTLDERISLLHQYQPAIPRLGIKRFKTGTEALHGLAWSTDVNSTPNPGAVRTATATVFPQSVGLGATWNPELMKKVGSAVGDEARGYNKENSDVWGLQLWAPVVNLLRDPRWGRNEEGYSEDALLSAMLATAYGKGMQGDDPRHLKTAPVLKHYLANNNEIRRDQTSSSLRPRVKKEYDEVPFKLPISADAATGVMTAYNLINGRPATAHADMKDLVRSWTDKTLFNVSDAGGPNNLVGSQKYYGTLAEADAATLKAGVDSFTTDDTRSHITIAAVKEALSKGLLAESDVDTAVRHILSLRVRLGEFDPGGGPYAKITKDVVDRPEHRRLARQAATEQMVLLKNQGRTLPLDPAKARKVAVVGPLSDTLYTDWYSGALPYRVTPADGIRKRLGSGGTVAGTEAVDRIALKDPATGKYVTGGADADGDLLRLAATTATETAQFDVFDWGQGVLTLRNAANGKTVGRWSDANGDWTDRFANDQAQPAGWFVQQMFTLEPHGDGHLVRYAGYEKSADWAEPAKTYLKADADGTLVLATKEEATTFQREVLRSGVDDAVRAATGADAAVVVVGSMPFINGREDHDRTTMALAEGQSELIKAVRKANPNTVVVVENSYPTTLTWEQENVPAILWSSHAGAETGNALASVLFGDTSPSGRLPQTWYRSDKDLPDILDYDIIKADRTYLYFKGAPLYPFGHGLSYGTFRYGEPKVRNRNGSVTVTVPVTNTGEVAADEVVQLYTHQKTSRVKQPVKQLRAFEKVRVGPGRTTTVTLGFRVSDLAHWDVTRNKWTVESADHDIMVGASSGDIRRRAELTVRGETVPARDLTRPTRAADFDDHQGAELVDESKVRGDAVAAGAGDWIAFSGADLRAGVRGVTARVAKEGAGDTTIQVRLGGPSGHLAGTVNVPSTGDRYAYRDLTAAISGATGRQDVYLVFGGDVRVSGFSFTR; encoded by the coding sequence GTGCCGAACGATCGTCGACGTTCCCGCCCGCACGGCCGCTTCCGCCGGCCGCTGATCCCCGCGCTCGCCGCCGCCGCGCTGGTCGCCGGACTGGTCGGGACGGCCGCCCCGGCCGCCGCCGCCCGCGCGGACCACCCGTTCCGTGACCCGCGGCTCCCGGTCGAGGCCCGGGTCGCGGACCTGCTGGGCCGCCTCACCCTGGACGAGAGGATCTCGCTCCTGCACCAGTACCAGCCCGCGATCCCGAGGCTGGGCATCAAGCGCTTCAAGACCGGGACGGAGGCGCTGCACGGGCTGGCCTGGTCCACCGACGTCAACTCGACTCCTAACCCCGGCGCCGTCCGTACCGCCACGGCCACCGTGTTCCCGCAGTCGGTCGGCCTCGGCGCGACCTGGAACCCCGAGCTCATGAAGAAGGTCGGGTCGGCCGTCGGGGACGAGGCCCGCGGCTATAACAAGGAGAACTCCGACGTCTGGGGCCTCCAGCTCTGGGCGCCGGTGGTGAATCTGCTGCGCGACCCCCGCTGGGGCCGCAACGAGGAGGGCTACTCCGAGGACGCGCTCCTCAGCGCGATGCTCGCCACCGCGTACGGCAAGGGCATGCAGGGCGACGACCCGCGCCACCTCAAGACCGCGCCCGTCCTGAAGCACTACCTGGCCAACAACAACGAGATCCGCCGCGACCAGACCTCCTCCAGCCTGCGCCCGCGGGTCAAGAAGGAGTACGACGAGGTCCCGTTCAAGCTGCCCATCTCGGCCGACGCGGCCACCGGCGTCATGACTGCCTACAACCTCATCAACGGCCGTCCCGCCACCGCGCACGCCGACATGAAGGACCTCGTGCGCTCGTGGACGGACAAGACGCTCTTCAACGTCTCCGACGCGGGCGGGCCCAACAACCTGGTCGGCTCCCAGAAGTACTACGGCACCCTCGCCGAGGCCGACGCCGCCACCCTCAAGGCCGGTGTGGACAGCTTCACCACCGACGACACCCGGTCGCACATCACGATCGCCGCGGTGAAGGAGGCGCTGTCGAAGGGCCTGCTGGCCGAGTCCGACGTGGACACCGCCGTCCGGCACATCCTGAGCCTGCGGGTGCGGCTGGGCGAGTTCGACCCCGGCGGCGGCCCGTACGCGAAGATCACCAAGGATGTCGTCGACCGCCCCGAGCACCGGCGGCTGGCCCGGCAGGCCGCGACCGAGCAGATGGTACTGCTGAAGAACCAGGGCAGGACGCTGCCGCTGGACCCCGCCAAGGCCAGGAAGGTCGCCGTGGTGGGCCCGCTGTCGGACACCCTCTACACCGACTGGTACTCCGGCGCGCTGCCGTACCGCGTCACCCCGGCAGACGGCATCAGGAAGCGGCTCGGGTCCGGCGGCACGGTCGCGGGCACCGAGGCGGTCGACCGGATCGCGCTCAAGGACCCCGCGACCGGCAAGTACGTCACCGGTGGCGCCGACGCCGACGGCGACCTGCTCAGGCTCGCCGCCACCACCGCCACCGAGACCGCGCAGTTCGACGTGTTCGACTGGGGCCAGGGCGTGCTCACCCTGCGGAACGCCGCCAACGGCAAGACCGTCGGGCGGTGGAGCGACGCGAACGGCGACTGGACCGACCGGTTCGCCAACGACCAGGCGCAGCCGGCGGGCTGGTTCGTCCAGCAGATGTTCACGCTGGAGCCGCACGGCGACGGCCACCTCGTCCGGTACGCCGGGTACGAGAAGTCCGCCGACTGGGCCGAGCCCGCCAAGACCTACCTGAAGGCCGACGCGGACGGCACGCTCGTGCTCGCCACCAAGGAGGAGGCCACCACGTTCCAGCGCGAGGTGCTGCGCAGCGGCGTGGACGACGCGGTGCGGGCGGCGACGGGCGCCGACGCGGCGGTCGTGGTGGTGGGCAGCATGCCGTTCATCAACGGCCGCGAGGACCACGACCGGACCACGATGGCGCTCGCCGAGGGGCAGTCCGAGCTGATCAAGGCGGTCCGCAAGGCCAACCCCAACACCGTCGTCGTGGTGGAGAACAGCTACCCGACCACCCTCACCTGGGAGCAGGAGAACGTCCCGGCGATCCTGTGGTCCAGCCACGCCGGCGCCGAGACCGGCAACGCGCTGGCCTCCGTCCTGTTCGGCGACACGAGCCCGTCCGGGCGGCTGCCGCAGACCTGGTACCGCTCCGACAAGGACCTGCCCGACATCCTCGACTACGACATCATCAAGGCGGATCGCACCTACCTCTACTTCAAGGGGGCCCCGCTCTACCCGTTCGGCCACGGCCTGTCCTACGGCACGTTCCGGTACGGCGAGCCGAAGGTGCGCAACCGCAACGGGTCCGTCACCGTCACCGTGCCCGTCACCAACACCGGCGAGGTGGCGGCCGACGAGGTGGTGCAGCTCTACACCCACCAGAAGACCTCCCGGGTGAAGCAGCCGGTCAAGCAGCTGCGCGCCTTCGAGAAGGTCCGCGTCGGCCCCGGCCGCACCACCACCGTGACCCTCGGCTTCCGCGTCTCCGACCTCGCCCACTGGGACGTGACCCGCAACAAGTGGACGGTGGAGAGCGCCGACCACGACATCATGGTCGGCGCGTCGTCGGGCGACATCCGCAGGCGGGCGGAACTCACGGTGCGGGGCGAGACCGTCCCGGCACGCGACCTCACCAGGCCCACCCGCGCCGCCGACTTCGACGACCACCAGGGCGCCGAGCTGGTCGACGAGAGCAAGGTGCGCGGCGACGCGGTCGCCGCCGGGGCCGGCGACTGGATCGCGTTCTCCGGGGCCGACCTGCGCGCGGGCGTGCGCGGCGTCACGGCGCGGGTCGCGAAGGAGGGCGCCGGCGACACCACGATCCAGGTGCGCCTCGGCGGCCCGTCCGGACACCTGGCCGGCACCGTGAACGTCCCGTCCACCGGCGACCGGTACGCCTACCGGGACCTCACGGCGGCGATCAGCGGGGCCACCGGGCGCCAGGACGTGTACCTGG
- a CDS encoding LacI family DNA-binding transcriptional regulator, producing MVVKITDVARHAGVSPSTVSYVLSGKRSISARTRERVLASISELGYRPHAGARALASSRSNVLALMIPLRSGIHVPVVMRIATAVVTAARRHDHDVLLLTQEEGVDGLRRVADSALVDALIVMDVQMRDPRLPLLRELDLPSVLIGFPAEPAGLTCIDLDFRAAGEACAARLAALGHRSVALVGSPPEVYARQTGYAQRVAEGFTAAVRAHGMTGEPHPCESSPEAARALVDRLLAGQPDLTGVVVHNEPIVEPLVRAFRAAGRRVPEDLAVVAICPEEQAEHADPPLSSVAIPAEELGRRSVELLMSKLGGEPVPPATLLPPRLTVRASDR from the coding sequence CTGGTGGTCAAGATCACTGACGTGGCGCGTCATGCCGGGGTCTCGCCGAGCACGGTCTCCTACGTGCTGAGCGGCAAGCGCTCGATCTCCGCGCGGACCCGCGAGCGGGTGCTGGCCAGCATCTCCGAGCTGGGCTACCGGCCGCACGCGGGCGCCCGCGCGCTGGCCAGCAGCCGGTCCAACGTGCTGGCGCTGATGATCCCCCTGCGCAGCGGCATCCACGTGCCCGTGGTGATGCGGATCGCCACCGCCGTCGTGACCGCCGCCCGCCGCCACGACCACGACGTCCTGCTGCTCACCCAGGAGGAGGGCGTGGACGGGCTGCGCCGGGTCGCCGACAGCGCGCTGGTCGACGCCCTGATCGTGATGGACGTCCAGATGCGCGACCCGCGGCTGCCGCTGCTGCGCGAGCTGGACCTGCCCAGCGTGCTGATCGGGTTCCCGGCCGAGCCCGCCGGGCTCACCTGCATCGACCTGGACTTCCGGGCCGCGGGCGAGGCGTGCGCGGCGCGGCTGGCCGCGCTCGGGCACCGCTCGGTGGCGCTCGTCGGGTCGCCGCCGGAGGTGTACGCGCGGCAGACCGGCTACGCCCAGCGGGTCGCCGAGGGGTTCACGGCGGCGGTGCGCGCGCACGGCATGACCGGTGAGCCGCACCCCTGCGAGTCCAGCCCGGAGGCGGCCCGCGCCCTGGTGGACCGGCTGCTGGCCGGGCAGCCCGACCTCACCGGCGTGGTGGTGCATAACGAGCCGATCGTGGAACCGCTCGTACGGGCGTTCCGGGCGGCCGGGCGGCGGGTCCCCGAGGACCTGGCGGTGGTCGCGATCTGCCCCGAGGAGCAGGCCGAGCATGCCGATCCGCCGCTGTCGTCGGTCGCCATCCCGGCCGAGGAGCTGGGCCGCCGGTCCGTGGAACTGCTGATGAGCAAGCTCGGCGGCGAGCCGGTGCCGCCCGCAACCCTGCTGCCGCCCCGGCTGACGGTGCGCGCCAGCGACCGCTGA
- a CDS encoding MFS transporter translates to MTRRGAAVAALAVAAFCFNTTENLPIGLLRFIAADLDTSPSAVGLLVTGYGIVVAAVSVPITRLTVRVPRRPLLSGVLLVLVLMTWAAALAPGYGPLLAVRVVTALGQALFWPVAVVTAAGLMPPERRGRAASYVFAGGSLAIVLGVPAGTWLGEAAGWRAAFGALGVLALGALAAVAALLPDGPPGQGHAAAATRPDARRFRLLIVVVVLAVGGFFTAYTYIAEFLTEVTGVPEPALSPLLLANGAADVAGLAVAAALVDRGSRRLLGGAAAVMAVALLGLFAFGAAPAGAVAGLVLMGLAIPAIATGMQARVLETAPGNTDVASAWASAAFNVGIAGGALGGGLLLPVYGVRATALAGALAVAAAAVLVGAERLLARPGRPREPGRAPPGGEPSRRAVPGLPPGPGRRSGRGAGRGRRSETHSVSPKGTEPPGGQDH, encoded by the coding sequence ATGACGCGGCGGGGCGCCGCGGTGGCGGCGCTGGCCGTCGCGGCGTTCTGCTTCAACACCACCGAGAACCTGCCGATCGGCCTGCTGCGCTTCATCGCCGCCGACCTGGACACCTCGCCGTCGGCGGTCGGGCTTCTGGTCACCGGCTACGGGATCGTGGTGGCGGCCGTCTCGGTGCCGATCACCCGGCTCACCGTACGGGTGCCGCGCCGCCCGCTGCTGTCGGGTGTGCTGCTGGTCCTGGTGCTGATGACCTGGGCCGCGGCGCTCGCGCCCGGCTACGGGCCGCTGCTGGCGGTGCGCGTGGTCACCGCGCTGGGCCAGGCGCTGTTCTGGCCGGTCGCGGTCGTCACGGCGGCCGGGCTGATGCCTCCGGAACGGCGCGGCCGTGCCGCCTCGTACGTGTTCGCGGGCGGCTCGCTGGCCATCGTCCTCGGCGTGCCGGCAGGGACCTGGCTGGGCGAGGCGGCCGGGTGGCGGGCGGCGTTCGGGGCGCTGGGCGTGCTGGCGCTGGGCGCGCTGGCGGCCGTCGCCGCGCTGCTGCCGGACGGGCCGCCCGGCCAGGGCCACGCCGCCGCCGCGACCCGTCCCGACGCCCGCCGGTTCCGGCTGCTCATCGTGGTCGTCGTGCTGGCCGTGGGCGGGTTCTTCACCGCCTACACCTACATCGCCGAGTTCCTGACGGAGGTGACCGGCGTCCCGGAGCCGGCGCTCAGCCCGCTGCTCCTGGCCAACGGCGCCGCCGACGTCGCCGGTCTCGCCGTCGCCGCGGCCCTGGTGGACCGCGGCTCCCGGCGGCTGCTCGGCGGCGCGGCGGCGGTGATGGCGGTCGCGCTGCTGGGACTGTTCGCGTTCGGCGCGGCACCGGCCGGGGCCGTGGCCGGGCTGGTGCTGATGGGGCTGGCGATCCCCGCCATCGCCACCGGGATGCAGGCCAGGGTGCTGGAGACGGCGCCGGGGAACACCGACGTCGCCTCCGCCTGGGCGTCGGCCGCGTTCAACGTGGGCATCGCCGGCGGCGCGCTCGGCGGCGGGCTGCTGCTTCCGGTGTACGGTGTGCGCGCGACGGCGCTCGCGGGCGCCCTCGCGGTCGCGGCGGCGGCGGTCCTGGTGGGCGCCGAGCGCCTCCTGGCCCGGCCCGGGCGACCGCGGGAGCCCGGCCGCGCACCCCCCGGCGGCGAACCGTCCCGCCGTGCGGTGCCCGGCCTCCCGCCGGGCCCCGGCCGGAGGTCTGGCCGGGGGGCCGGCCGGGGGCGCCGGAGCGAAACCCACAGCGTTTCACCGAAGGGAACGGAACCGCCTGGTGGTCAAGATCACTGA
- a CDS encoding GH1 family beta-glucosidase, protein MTLPLPQGFLWGAATAAYQIEGAAAEDGRGPSIWDTFSHTPGRTLNGDTGDVATDHYHRWREDAAAMAELGIAAYRFSIAWPRVMPEGRLNQKGVDFYSRLVDALLERGIAPVATLYHWDLPQELEDAGGWPERATAFRFAEYASRIGRALGDRVHTWTTLNEPWCSAFLGYASGVHAPGRTDPAAALAAAHHLNLAHGLASRELRAVTAPADGRPAWQSVTLNLHHLRGEEEAVRRVDAVSNRVFLDPMLGRGYPADLLEDTAAITDWGFVRDGDEEIIAAPLDVLGVNYYSPTLVRQWDGVSPRESADGHKAGAASPFVGCEEVEFAAQPGPYTAMGWPVDATGLEELLLRLHRDHPGVPLMITENGAAYGDEVGPDGRVRDDRRITYLRDHVAATRRAIGAGVDVRGYFAWSLLDNFEWAYGYSKRFGLVHVDYATGERRWKDSARWYRDMIAEPDATGAGTGGATGS, encoded by the coding sequence ATGACCCTGCCCCTGCCCCAGGGCTTCCTGTGGGGAGCGGCCACCGCCGCGTACCAGATCGAGGGCGCGGCGGCCGAGGACGGGCGCGGCCCGTCCATCTGGGACACCTTCAGCCACACCCCCGGGCGGACGCTGAACGGCGACACCGGCGACGTGGCCACCGACCACTACCACCGGTGGCGCGAGGACGCCGCGGCGATGGCGGAACTGGGCATCGCCGCCTACCGCTTCTCCATCGCCTGGCCGCGCGTGATGCCGGAGGGCCGGCTCAACCAGAAGGGCGTCGACTTCTACTCGCGCCTGGTGGACGCGCTGCTGGAGCGCGGGATCGCCCCGGTCGCCACCCTGTACCACTGGGACCTGCCGCAGGAACTGGAGGACGCGGGCGGCTGGCCCGAACGCGCCACCGCCTTCCGGTTCGCCGAGTACGCATCGCGGATCGGCCGTGCCCTGGGCGACCGCGTGCACACATGGACGACCCTCAACGAGCCCTGGTGCTCGGCGTTCCTGGGCTACGCCTCCGGGGTGCACGCGCCGGGCCGTACGGACCCGGCCGCCGCGCTGGCCGCCGCCCACCACCTCAACCTGGCGCACGGCCTGGCGTCCCGCGAACTGCGCGCGGTGACGGCCCCGGCGGACGGGCGCCCGGCGTGGCAGTCGGTCACCCTCAACCTGCACCACCTGCGGGGCGAGGAGGAGGCCGTACGGCGGGTGGACGCGGTGTCCAACCGCGTCTTCCTGGACCCCATGCTCGGCCGCGGCTACCCCGCCGACCTGCTGGAGGACACCGCGGCGATCACCGACTGGGGGTTCGTCCGGGACGGCGACGAGGAGATCATCGCGGCGCCGCTGGACGTCCTGGGGGTGAACTACTACTCGCCGACCCTCGTCCGGCAGTGGGACGGCGTCTCCCCGCGGGAGAGCGCCGACGGGCACAAGGCGGGCGCCGCCAGCCCGTTCGTGGGCTGCGAGGAGGTGGAGTTCGCGGCGCAGCCCGGCCCGTACACGGCGATGGGGTGGCCCGTGGACGCCACCGGCCTGGAGGAGCTGCTGCTCAGGCTGCACCGCGACCATCCCGGTGTACCGCTGATGATCACCGAGAACGGCGCCGCCTACGGCGACGAGGTCGGCCCGGACGGCCGCGTCCGCGACGACCGCCGGATCACCTACCTGCGCGACCACGTGGCGGCGACGCGCCGCGCGATCGGCGCCGGGGTGGACGTGCGCGGCTACTTCGCCTGGTCGCTGCTCGACAACTTCGAGTGGGCCTACGGCTACTCCAAGCGGTTCGGGCTGGTCCACGTCGACTACGCCACCGGGGAGCGGCGCTGGAAGGACAGCGCCCGCTGGTACCGCGACATGATCGCGGAGCCGGACGCGACCGGCGCCGGGACCGGCGGGGCGACCGGGTCATGA
- the yicI gene encoding alpha-xylosidase translates to MKFTDGYWLMREGVRAAYPAEILDSAADGTGALVVHAPVQRIRHRGDLLKGPLVTLECTAPMPDVIGVSITHFAGEKQRGPEFALAVDPSASDAGGDTGGDSGGDSGGDSGGDAGAAVTVDADEPSLTSGALTVRFRRGEEWGMDVLAGGRRLTGTRAKSTAIIDTDDGRHYVREQLDLAVDHYVYGLGERFGPLVKNGQSVDIWNADGGTASEQAYKNVPFFLTNAGYGVFVDHPGRVSFEVASEAVARTQFSVEGQSMRYFLIYGPTPKEILRKYTALTGRPARVPDWSFGLWLSTSFTTSYDEETVSGFIDGMAERDLPLSVFHFDCFWMREFQWCDFEWDPRVFPDPPGMLRRLKERGLRICLWINPYIAQRSPLFAEAKAHGYLLRRPNGDVWQWDLWQPGLAVVDFTNPEAREWYSAKLDALLEMGVDCFKTDFGERIPTDVVYFDGSDPERAHNYYTYLYNQTVFELLRKRRGEGEAVVFARSATVGAQRFPVHWGGDCESTFEAMGESLRGGLSLGLSGFGYWSHDIGGFEGTPDAGLFKRWIAFGLLSSHSRLHGSHSYRVPWLFDEESVEVLRRFTRLKMRLMPYLAEASRQAYEEGLPMMRAMALEFPDDPACTHLERQYMLGDDLLVAPVFSAGEETSYYVPAGVWTHYLTGERVDGGWGRWVRERHGFDSVPLLVRPGAVIAEGAVEDRPDYDHADDVTLRVYELPDGARVTTRVAAAAFTTTRDGAVLRAEAAAEPGRDAPGAWNLLLVNADPAALTVEGGTVAEHDQGVLVHATGHEIVVTGVTAPGGAPTGTEGEPR, encoded by the coding sequence ATGAAGTTCACTGACGGGTACTGGTTGATGCGCGAGGGCGTGCGGGCCGCGTACCCGGCCGAGATCCTCGACAGCGCGGCGGACGGGACGGGCGCGCTGGTCGTGCACGCGCCCGTCCAGCGGATCCGGCACCGCGGCGACCTGCTGAAGGGGCCGCTGGTCACGCTGGAGTGCACGGCCCCCATGCCGGACGTCATCGGCGTCTCCATCACGCACTTCGCGGGGGAGAAGCAGCGCGGTCCCGAGTTCGCGCTCGCCGTGGACCCGTCGGCCTCGGACGCCGGCGGGGACACCGGCGGGGACTCGGGCGGGGACAGCGGCGGTGACTCGGGCGGGGACGCCGGCGCCGCGGTGACCGTGGACGCGGACGAGCCGAGCCTGACCTCGGGCGCGCTGACGGTACGGTTCCGCCGCGGCGAGGAATGGGGCATGGACGTCCTGGCCGGGGGCCGCAGGCTCACCGGGACACGGGCCAAGTCGACGGCGATCATCGACACCGACGACGGCCGCCACTACGTGCGCGAGCAGCTCGACCTGGCCGTGGACCACTACGTGTACGGGCTGGGGGAGCGGTTCGGCCCCCTGGTGAAGAACGGGCAGTCGGTCGACATCTGGAACGCCGACGGCGGCACCGCCAGCGAGCAGGCGTACAAGAACGTGCCGTTCTTCCTGACCAACGCCGGCTACGGCGTCTTCGTCGACCATCCCGGGCGGGTGTCGTTCGAGGTGGCGTCCGAGGCGGTCGCCCGCACGCAGTTCAGCGTCGAGGGCCAGTCGATGCGGTACTTCCTCATCTACGGGCCCACGCCCAAGGAGATCCTGCGCAAGTACACGGCGCTGACGGGCCGGCCGGCGAGGGTGCCCGACTGGTCGTTCGGCCTGTGGCTGTCCACCTCGTTCACCACCTCCTACGACGAGGAGACCGTCAGCGGTTTCATCGACGGGATGGCCGAACGCGACCTGCCGCTGAGCGTGTTCCACTTCGACTGCTTCTGGATGCGCGAGTTCCAGTGGTGCGATTTCGAATGGGACCCGCGCGTGTTCCCCGACCCGCCCGGCATGCTGCGGCGCCTCAAGGAGCGCGGACTGCGGATCTGCCTGTGGATCAACCCCTACATCGCCCAGCGCTCACCGCTGTTCGCCGAGGCGAAGGCCCACGGCTACCTGCTCAGGCGGCCGAACGGGGACGTATGGCAATGGGACCTGTGGCAGCCGGGCCTGGCGGTGGTCGACTTCACCAATCCCGAGGCCAGGGAATGGTATTCGGCGAAGCTGGACGCGCTCCTGGAGATGGGCGTGGACTGCTTCAAGACCGACTTCGGCGAGCGCATCCCGACCGATGTCGTCTATTTCGACGGCTCCGATCCCGAGCGCGCGCACAACTACTACACCTACCTCTACAACCAGACGGTGTTCGAACTGCTCCGCAAGCGCCGCGGCGAGGGCGAGGCCGTGGTGTTCGCCCGGTCGGCCACCGTGGGCGCGCAGCGGTTCCCGGTGCACTGGGGCGGCGACTGCGAGTCCACGTTCGAGGCCATGGGCGAGAGCCTGCGCGGCGGCCTCTCCCTGGGCCTGTCGGGGTTCGGCTACTGGAGCCACGACATCGGCGGTTTCGAGGGGACTCCGGACGCGGGGCTGTTCAAACGCTGGATCGCCTTCGGCCTGCTGTCGTCGCACAGCCGCCTGCACGGCAGCCACTCCTACCGCGTCCCCTGGCTCTTCGACGAGGAGTCGGTGGAGGTGCTCCGCCGCTTCACCCGCCTGAAGATGCGGCTCATGCCCTACCTCGCCGAGGCGTCGCGCCAGGCGTACGAGGAGGGCCTGCCGATGATGCGGGCGATGGCCCTGGAATTCCCGGACGACCCCGCGTGCACCCACCTGGAACGCCAGTACATGCTGGGCGACGACCTGCTCGTGGCCCCCGTCTTCTCCGCCGGGGAGGAGACGTCCTACTACGTCCCCGCGGGCGTCTGGACGCACTACCTGACGGGCGAGCGGGTGGACGGCGGCTGGGGCCGCTGGGTGCGGGAGCGGCACGGTTTCGACAGCGTGCCGCTGCTCGTCCGGCCCGGCGCCGTGATCGCCGAGGGCGCGGTGGAGGACCGGCCCGACTACGACCACGCCGATGACGTGACCCTGCGGGTGTACGAACTGCCCGACGGCGCCCGCGTCACCACCAGGGTGGCCGCCGCCGCGTTCACCACGACCAGGGACGGCGCCGTGCTGCGGGCGGAAGCCGCGGCGGAGCCGGGACGGGACGCCCCCGGCGCCTGGAACCTGCTGCTGGTCAACGCCGACCCGGCGGCCCTCACCGTCGAGGGCGGCACCGTGGCCGAACATGACCAGGGCGTCCTCGTCCACGCCACCGGGCACGAGATCGTCGTCACCGGGGTGACCGCGCCGGGCGGCGCCCCCACCGGAACGGAAGGGGAACCGCGATGA
- a CDS encoding carbohydrate ABC transporter permease, translating to MTTTLAGAEAGTRDPRAGGAGGAGARGGRRRGSGRGRRRRGPSAYAALVALAALAAVMLIPFLVVVLNAVKTPQEYSTNGPLALPEGVSLEGITAFWERVNFGQVLFNSALICGSVAILAVLLSVLNAYALGIGRIKGRMWVLVVLLLANTLPQEALVYPLYYLSKQVGLYDTRLAVIIVFTVIQSAFGTYLLSSVLAAFPRPLLEAARIDGAGRWQVLWRVVVPVIRPTLAVLVVFFFVWTWNEFLIPLVFLVSNDNQTVSVALGVLQGQRLMDATMSSAASLLGLLPTVVFFLIFQRTLSRGLTAGAIK from the coding sequence GTGACCACGACCCTTGCCGGAGCGGAAGCCGGGACCCGCGACCCCCGGGCGGGCGGCGCGGGCGGCGCGGGCGCGCGAGGCGGCCGGAGGCGCGGGAGCGGCCGGGGACGGCGGCGGCGCGGCCCCTCCGCGTACGCGGCGCTGGTGGCGCTGGCCGCGCTCGCCGCGGTCATGCTGATCCCGTTCCTGGTGGTGGTGCTCAACGCGGTGAAGACGCCGCAGGAGTACTCGACGAACGGGCCGCTGGCACTGCCGGAGGGGGTGAGCCTGGAGGGCATCACCGCCTTCTGGGAGCGCGTGAACTTCGGGCAGGTGCTGTTCAACAGCGCGCTCATCTGCGGCTCGGTCGCGATCCTGGCCGTGCTGTTGTCGGTGCTGAACGCCTACGCGCTCGGGATCGGCCGGATCAAGGGCCGGATGTGGGTGCTGGTCGTCCTGCTGCTGGCCAACACGCTGCCGCAGGAGGCGCTGGTCTACCCGCTGTACTACCTGTCCAAGCAGGTCGGCCTGTACGACACCCGGCTCGCCGTGATCATCGTCTTCACCGTCATCCAGAGCGCGTTCGGCACCTACCTGCTGTCGTCGGTGCTGGCCGCGTTCCCCCGCCCGCTGCTGGAGGCGGCGCGGATCGACGGCGCGGGCCGGTGGCAGGTGCTGTGGCGGGTGGTCGTCCCGGTGATCCGGCCGACGCTGGCGGTGCTGGTCGTCTTCTTCTTCGTGTGGACCTGGAACGAGTTCCTGATCCCGCTGGTCTTCCTGGTCAGCAATGACAACCAGACGGTGTCGGTCGCGCTCGGCGTCCTGCAGGGGCAGCGGCTGATGGACGCGACGATGTCCAGCGCCGCCTCGCTGCTGGGCCTGCTGCCCACCGTCGTCTTCTTCCTGATCTTCCAGCGCACGCTCTCCCGCGGTCTCACCGCGGGCGCGATCAAGTGA
- a CDS encoding sugar ABC transporter permease, producing MSKRGERLGYLPYLVPGALLFTAVIGVPFLMNLGTSFTEWSGVGTPEWTGLANYKELAGDGEFWASFRHNGLVIVGMALVPTAIGLVLAALLTDLIGRNFGPRVASVLRACVYLPQVLPMVVAGVVWTWLLNPDSGAVNAVLRAAGLDALAHNWLGDPATALWSVMVVMVWVQIGFPLVVFMSGLQRIDPSLYEAAEIDGASWGRRFRHITVPQIRPEIFVVLLWTTIASLKVFAPIYVLTKGGPGGATNVPSYYSYLNFFDKTDVGYGSAISTVLTLIIVALTVVFLRLQGQSSEGER from the coding sequence GTGAGCAAGCGGGGCGAGCGCCTGGGGTACCTGCCGTACCTGGTCCCCGGGGCGCTCCTGTTCACCGCGGTCATCGGGGTGCCGTTCCTGATGAACCTCGGCACCAGCTTCACCGAGTGGAGCGGTGTGGGCACGCCCGAATGGACGGGCCTGGCCAACTACAAGGAGCTGGCGGGGGACGGGGAGTTCTGGGCCTCGTTCCGGCACAACGGCCTGGTGATCGTCGGGATGGCGCTGGTGCCGACCGCGATCGGGCTGGTGCTGGCGGCGCTGCTGACCGACCTGATCGGCCGCAACTTCGGCCCGCGCGTCGCCAGCGTCCTGCGCGCCTGCGTCTACCTGCCGCAGGTGCTGCCGATGGTCGTGGCCGGGGTGGTGTGGACGTGGCTGCTCAACCCCGACAGCGGAGCGGTGAACGCGGTGCTGCGGGCCGCCGGGCTGGACGCGCTGGCCCACAACTGGCTGGGCGACCCGGCCACGGCGCTGTGGAGCGTCATGGTCGTCATGGTCTGGGTGCAGATCGGATTCCCGCTGGTGGTCTTCATGTCGGGGCTCCAGCGGATCGACCCGTCCCTGTACGAGGCGGCCGAGATCGACGGGGCGTCCTGGGGGCGCCGGTTCCGGCACATCACGGTGCCGCAGATCCGCCCGGAGATCTTCGTGGTGCTGCTGTGGACCACCATCGCCTCGCTCAAGGTGTTCGCCCCGATCTACGTTTTGACGAAGGGCGGGCCGGGCGGCGCGACCAACGTCCCCTCCTACTACTCGTACCTCAACTTCTTCGACAAGACCGACGTCGGCTACGGCTCGGCGATCTCGACCGTGCTCACGCTGATCATCGTCGCGCTGACCGTCGTCTTCCTGCGCCTGCAGGGCCAGAGCAGCGAGGGGGAGCGGTGA